One window of the Cryptomeria japonica chromosome 7, Sugi_1.0, whole genome shotgun sequence genome contains the following:
- the LOC131030004 gene encoding non-functional NADPH-dependent codeinone reductase 2, with translation MAEVVSIRLNNGAKMPMIGFGLAADNIMMAQGSAPVDHIKASVLKAIEAGYRAFDTANAYFTEGILGESLEEAFEMGLVSREEVFISSKLWCTHCYPEDVIPALRKSLKALKLDYLDLYLIHWPLALKKGALFPHVTPDDVIAIDIHGVWRAMEHCVKLGLTRAIGVCNFSCKKIKDILAFAKFPPAVNQVEMHPVWQQEKMREYCKSVNIHVSAWSPLGGPGNSWGSSNTLDNPQIKEIATKHGKSPAQVALRWGIENGASVITRSFNPVRISHNFQVFDWKLDEQDHKRISSLTQHQTDLVRILYVNPINGPFKTVEEFWDGEY, from the exons ATGGCTGAGGTTGTGAGTATAAGATTGAATAACGGGGCCAAGATGCCTATGATAGGCTTCGGTTTGGCTGCAGACAATATCATGATGGCCCAGGGCTCTGCGCCAGTCGACCATATAAAGGCATCAGTGCTTAAAGCCATTGAG GCTGGTTATCGAGCATTTGATACTGCAAATGCCTATTTTACTGAAGGCATATTGGGAGAGTCTCTGGAGGAAGCATTTGAAATGGGGCTTGTATCTCGCGAAGAAGTTTTTATTAGCTCCAAGCTCTGGTGCACTCACTGTTATCCTGAGGATGTCATTCCAGCTCTCAGGAAAAGCTTAAA GGCATTGAAGTTAGATTACCTGGATTTGTATCTGATCCACTGGCCTCTAGCGCTTAAAAAGGGTGCTTTATTTCCTCATGTAACACCGGATGATGTTATAGCAATTGATATCCACGGTGTTTGGCGGGCAATGGAACATTGTGTTAAACTTGGTCTCACTAGAGCAATCGGAGTCTGTAACTTTTCTTGTAAGAAGATTAAAGATATTCTTGCCTTTGCAAAGTTTCCTCCTGCTGTAAATCAG GTCGAGATGCATCCTGTTTGGCAGCAGGAAAAAATGAGGGAGTATTGTAAGAGTGTGAACATTCATGTTTCTGCATGGTCGCCATTAGGAGGTCCGGGGAATTCATGGGGATCATCGAATACATTGGATAATCCTCAAATTAAAGAAATTGCCACCAAACATGGGAAATCCCCTGCTCAG GTGGCATTGCGTTGGGGAATAGAAAACGGTGCAAGTGTGATTACCAGGAGTTTCAACCCTGTAAGAATATCACACAACTTCCAGGTATTTGATTGGAAATTGGAtgaacaagaccacaaaaggataAGCAGCTTAACACAACACCAAACAGATTTGGTGAGAATCTTGTATGTGAATCCAATCAACGGTCCTTTTAAAACTGTTGAGGAATTCTGGGATGGCGAATACTGA